In Natronococcus occultus SP4, the following proteins share a genomic window:
- the nasA gene encoding assimilatory nitrate reductase NasA, with protein MTDFVPTTCMRCAVGCGHVQRAVDRGYGLESVRGDASHPVSSGLACQRGISETADPDGEWLTRPLVRRDGKLVATTWETALERAAEGLDTALEDGPDGVAVLGSGQQTNEAAYALGKLARGGIGTRYYDANTTLCMASAVTAYYDAFGSDAPPPTYDDVPEAETHLVWGANPAAAHPVLFRWINQSADEDGSELLVVDPIESETAEVADCHVPLEPGGDLALARAVLARIVETDRVDEAFVAEATEGFDGLRESLPDAERAAERAGVSMADVDRLAAALESRSLVYWGMGINQSVDGTAAAGALIDLCLATGNLRPGSGPFSLTGQANSMGTRVCSSKGTWPGHRPFDDPAAREDVAAAWGVPESRLPAEPGPGPVGIVDAIGDDVAAVYAVATNPVAGMPDATHVREALADAFLVVQDAFRSETVELADVVLPATTWGESAGTTTNMERTVSRVRPATETPAGVRNDLELIGSLADRLAPELFDDPPEPEPVFEELAAMTEGTPADLSGLSYDRLDAELAVRWPAPEPDAAGGYRYYEDATDGAGDDPAAWSFPTPSDRARFSDGQAAPLPEPTDDDYPFTLTTARRPDAYNTGVRTIEDGPPTARLSPATAVAVGDVLESGPDGRYARVASRRASITVRIEADESIPDGVVWLPIHHPAVNELTLSAVDPRSKEPHFKQCAVRLAPPRDRDVEALASASA; from the coding sequence GTGACCGACTTCGTCCCGACGACCTGTATGCGGTGTGCGGTCGGCTGCGGGCACGTCCAGCGAGCCGTCGATCGAGGGTACGGCCTCGAGAGCGTCCGTGGCGACGCCTCGCACCCGGTCTCGAGCGGACTGGCCTGCCAGCGCGGGATCAGCGAGACTGCCGACCCCGACGGCGAGTGGCTGACCCGACCGCTCGTTCGCCGGGACGGGAAACTGGTGGCGACGACCTGGGAAACCGCCCTCGAACGGGCCGCGGAAGGGCTCGATACCGCGCTCGAGGACGGCCCCGACGGCGTCGCGGTACTGGGTAGTGGCCAACAGACCAACGAGGCGGCCTACGCGCTCGGCAAACTCGCCCGCGGCGGGATCGGCACCCGGTACTACGACGCCAACACGACGCTGTGTATGGCCTCGGCGGTGACCGCCTACTACGACGCCTTCGGGAGCGACGCGCCACCGCCGACCTACGACGACGTTCCGGAAGCCGAGACCCACCTCGTCTGGGGGGCGAACCCGGCCGCGGCCCACCCCGTCCTCTTCCGGTGGATCAACCAGTCCGCCGACGAGGACGGGTCGGAGCTGCTCGTCGTCGATCCGATCGAAAGCGAGACCGCCGAGGTCGCCGACTGCCACGTTCCGCTCGAACCCGGCGGCGACCTCGCGCTGGCCCGCGCGGTCCTGGCCCGGATCGTCGAAACCGACCGGGTCGACGAGGCGTTCGTCGCCGAGGCGACCGAGGGGTTCGACGGCCTCCGGGAGTCGCTCCCGGACGCCGAACGCGCGGCCGAGCGTGCTGGCGTTTCGATGGCCGACGTCGACCGACTCGCCGCGGCCCTTGAGAGCCGGAGCCTCGTCTACTGGGGGATGGGGATCAACCAGAGCGTCGACGGCACCGCGGCCGCGGGCGCATTGATCGACCTCTGTCTGGCGACGGGGAACCTCCGTCCGGGATCGGGTCCGTTCTCGCTGACCGGGCAGGCGAACTCGATGGGGACTCGAGTGTGTTCCTCGAAAGGAACCTGGCCCGGCCACCGGCCGTTCGACGACCCCGCGGCCCGCGAGGACGTCGCGGCGGCCTGGGGCGTGCCGGAATCGCGGCTGCCCGCGGAGCCGGGGCCCGGACCGGTCGGGATCGTCGACGCGATCGGCGACGACGTCGCGGCCGTCTACGCCGTCGCGACCAACCCCGTCGCGGGGATGCCCGACGCGACGCACGTCCGCGAGGCGCTCGCGGACGCCTTCCTCGTCGTCCAGGACGCCTTTCGCAGTGAGACCGTCGAGCTCGCGGACGTCGTCCTGCCGGCGACCACCTGGGGGGAGTCCGCGGGGACGACGACCAACATGGAACGCACCGTCTCGCGGGTTCGGCCTGCGACCGAGACGCCTGCGGGCGTCAGAAATGACCTCGAGCTGATCGGTTCGCTGGCCGACCGGCTCGCACCGGAGCTGTTCGACGATCCGCCCGAACCAGAACCGGTCTTCGAAGAGCTCGCTGCGATGACCGAGGGAACCCCCGCCGACCTCTCGGGGCTCTCCTACGACCGCCTCGACGCCGAGCTGGCGGTGCGGTGGCCGGCGCCGGAGCCCGACGCCGCGGGCGGGTACCGGTACTACGAGGACGCGACGGACGGCGCCGGCGACGACCCGGCGGCGTGGTCGTTCCCGACCCCGTCCGATCGCGCCCGTTTTTCGGACGGTCAGGCGGCGCCGCTGCCCGAGCCGACCGACGACGACTATCCGTTCACGCTGACGACTGCGCGCCGACCCGACGCCTACAACACCGGCGTTCGGACGATCGAGGACGGGCCGCCGACCGCCCGGCTCAGCCCCGCGACGGCCGTCGCCGTCGGGGACGTCCTCGAGAGCGGTCCGGACGGCAGGTACGCACGGGTCGCCTCGCGACGGGCGTCGATCACCGTGCGGATCGAGGCCGACGAGTCGATCCCGGACGGCGTCGTCTGGCTCCCGATCCACCACCCCGCGGTCAACGAGCTGACCCTCTCCGCGGTCGACCCTCGCTCGAAAGAGCCCCACTTCAAGCAGTGCGCGGTTCGGCTCGCCCCGCCCCGCGACCGGGACGTCGAGGCGCTCGCCTCGGCGAGCGCCTGA
- a CDS encoding NADP-dependent malic enzyme produces MSLEDDSLEYHEDDPPGKIAVETTKPTNTQRELSLAYSPGVAGPCRAIADDPDDTYRYTARGNLVGVVSNGSAVLGLGDIGPEASKPVMEGKGVLFKRFADIDVFDLELEHDDPDAFIESVAGMGPTFGGINLEDIKAPECFTIEERLRERMDVPVFHDDQHGTAIISGAALLNAVEIADKELEEIEVAFAGAGAAAVATARFYVSLGVPRDNITMADIDGILTTERAESGDLDPHSREFARDVPAGGVAEAMAGADVFVGLSAGGIVDAEMVRSMASDPIIFAMANPDPEINYETAKSARDDTVIMATGRSDYPNQVNNVLGFPFIFRGALDVRATEINEPMKVAAAEALAALAREDVPDSVREAYGDQPLQFGPEYILPKPMDPRVLFEVAPAVAEAAMESGAARVELEREPYTEELEARLGKSREMTRIVRNKAKSDPKRIALAEGHNEKIIRAAYQLAERGLAEPVLIGDEAEIDRTAAELGLAFDPEVVDPTAEATDEYAEALYEQRKRKGVTRREAADRVRDSNYFASVLVQQGAVDGMLTGLTNHYPSALRPPLQVIGTAEDVDHAAGVYMLTFKNRVVFLADATVNQDPDAATLAEVTRHAADIARRFDVEPRAALLSYSDFGSVDNEGTRKPRQAARQLRESPAVDFPVDGEMQADTAVVEDLLEGTFEFSELDRPANVLVFPNLEAGNIAYKLLQRLGGAEAVGPMLAGMDRPVHVLQREDDVRDIVNLAAVATVDAQEEG; encoded by the coding sequence ATGTCACTGGAAGACGACTCCCTGGAGTATCACGAGGACGACCCGCCCGGAAAGATCGCCGTCGAGACGACCAAACCCACCAACACTCAGCGGGAGTTGAGCCTGGCGTACTCGCCCGGCGTCGCCGGGCCGTGTCGCGCGATCGCCGACGATCCCGACGACACCTATCGCTACACCGCCCGCGGGAACCTGGTCGGCGTCGTCTCGAACGGGTCGGCCGTGCTGGGGCTGGGCGATATCGGACCGGAGGCCTCGAAACCGGTGATGGAGGGGAAGGGCGTCCTGTTCAAGCGGTTCGCCGATATCGACGTCTTCGACCTCGAGCTCGAACACGACGATCCCGACGCCTTCATCGAATCCGTCGCCGGCATGGGGCCGACCTTCGGCGGGATCAACCTCGAAGATATCAAGGCTCCGGAGTGTTTCACGATCGAGGAACGGCTCCGCGAGCGGATGGACGTTCCGGTCTTTCACGACGACCAGCACGGCACCGCGATCATCAGCGGTGCGGCGCTGTTGAACGCCGTCGAGATCGCCGACAAGGAGCTCGAGGAGATCGAGGTTGCGTTCGCGGGCGCCGGCGCGGCCGCCGTCGCGACCGCCCGCTTCTACGTCTCGCTGGGCGTTCCGCGCGACAACATCACGATGGCCGACATCGACGGCATCCTCACGACCGAACGGGCAGAGTCGGGCGATCTCGACCCCCACAGCCGGGAGTTCGCGCGCGACGTGCCCGCCGGCGGAGTCGCCGAGGCGATGGCTGGCGCCGACGTCTTCGTCGGCCTCTCGGCGGGCGGAATCGTCGACGCGGAGATGGTCCGATCGATGGCGTCGGATCCGATCATCTTCGCGATGGCCAACCCCGATCCCGAGATCAATTACGAGACGGCGAAGTCGGCCCGCGACGACACGGTGATCATGGCGACGGGGCGCTCGGACTACCCCAACCAGGTCAACAACGTGCTGGGCTTCCCGTTCATCTTCCGGGGCGCGCTCGACGTCCGCGCGACCGAGATCAACGAGCCGATGAAGGTCGCCGCCGCCGAGGCGCTGGCGGCGCTGGCCCGCGAGGACGTTCCCGACAGCGTGCGGGAGGCCTACGGCGACCAGCCGCTGCAGTTCGGTCCCGAGTATATCCTCCCGAAGCCGATGGATCCCCGGGTACTGTTCGAGGTCGCGCCCGCGGTCGCCGAGGCCGCGATGGAGTCGGGGGCCGCCCGCGTCGAGCTCGAGCGCGAGCCCTACACCGAGGAGCTCGAGGCCCGGCTGGGCAAGTCCCGCGAGATGACCCGGATCGTCCGGAACAAGGCCAAAAGCGACCCCAAGCGGATCGCGCTCGCGGAGGGCCACAACGAGAAGATCATCCGCGCGGCCTACCAGCTCGCGGAACGTGGCCTCGCCGAGCCGGTGTTGATCGGCGACGAGGCCGAGATCGACCGCACCGCCGCGGAGCTCGGGCTCGCGTTCGACCCCGAGGTCGTCGACCCGACCGCCGAAGCCACCGACGAGTACGCCGAGGCGCTCTACGAGCAACGGAAACGCAAGGGCGTCACCCGGCGGGAGGCCGCCGACCGCGTCCGGGACAGCAACTACTTCGCGTCGGTGCTGGTCCAGCAGGGTGCCGTCGACGGGATGCTGACGGGGCTGACCAACCACTACCCATCGGCGCTGCGCCCGCCCCTGCAGGTGATCGGCACCGCCGAGGACGTCGACCACGCCGCGGGCGTCTACATGCTCACGTTCAAGAACCGCGTCGTCTTCCTGGCGGACGCGACGGTCAACCAGGATCCCGACGCCGCGACGCTCGCGGAGGTCACCCGCCACGCCGCCGACATCGCCCGGCGGTTCGACGTCGAACCGCGGGCTGCCCTGCTGTCGTACTCCGACTTCGGCAGCGTCGACAACGAGGGGACCCGCAAACCCCGGCAGGCGGCCCGCCAGCTCCGCGAGAGTCCGGCAGTCGACTTCCCGGTCGACGGCGAGATGCAGGCCGACACCGCCGTCGTCGAGGACCTCCTCGAGGGAACCTTCGAGTTCTCCGAGCTCGACCGGCCCGCGAACGTGCTGGTCTTCCCGAACCTCGAGGCGGGCAACATCGCCTACAAGCTGCTCCAGCGACTGGGCGGCGCCGAGGCGGTCGGGCCGATGCTCGCCGGAATGGATCGGCCGGTTCACGTCCTCCAGCGCGAGGACGACGTCAGAGACATCGTGAACCTGGCGGCGGTCGCGACGGTCGACGCACAAGAAGAGGGGTAG
- a CDS encoding sodium:solute symporter family protein, producing the protein MPTTDAVVTYGWLFLAFYLVVIAGLGYWGWKRTGTQDDYATARGGFGFLALGFAYAATVASGSTFMGIPGMAYDMGFKAGYYALIYPIGAYLGIMLVARITKKVGDEAGSQSIPDFLGDRFKSPVIRLMASLVALFLLFYVMSQIVAAGWMFDTILGIDYTVGIWAAAGMLLLYLTLGGSHADIITDAVQGAIMVGITILIFAMFLTGWGFDGGVSAVNANLDAGQQWDTHTDSENPIFANWWVIFLLFVGHIGFTAQPHLGNKFFAIKGTQYMKKFFIVAAVAGMTLPLMFLGGVLGAAQGIEIADPDAIIPVLFIETLPAVFAAFLGVAILSAIISTADGLIISVAQIFANDLYRKTYVPWKGGDPSSPAVNQRALLISRVATVVVTIVAVAAVMTPPQYLSVFMWIGIGGIISAYSGPYFVGSLDESTSKKAAIIGFVAGFAVYAVIHLGPQMGLYDSIAGFSLFPYSENPYASSGIGFIVSCVSTYLGSKFTEPMAVEDRNEVFRGTTELSDGGRVESDD; encoded by the coding sequence ATGCCGACGACCGATGCCGTCGTTACCTACGGCTGGCTCTTTCTGGCGTTCTACCTCGTCGTCATCGCCGGACTGGGCTACTGGGGATGGAAGCGAACGGGAACGCAGGACGACTACGCGACGGCTCGGGGCGGGTTCGGCTTCCTCGCGCTCGGGTTCGCGTACGCAGCGACCGTCGCCAGCGGCTCGACGTTCATGGGAATCCCGGGGATGGCATACGATATGGGATTCAAGGCGGGCTACTACGCGCTGATCTACCCGATCGGCGCCTACCTCGGCATCATGCTCGTCGCCCGCATCACGAAGAAAGTCGGTGACGAGGCCGGCTCGCAGTCGATTCCGGACTTCCTGGGTGACCGATTCAAGAGCCCCGTGATCCGACTGATGGCCTCGCTCGTCGCCCTCTTCTTGCTGTTTTACGTCATGTCCCAGATCGTCGCCGCCGGCTGGATGTTCGATACGATCCTCGGGATCGACTACACTGTCGGGATCTGGGCCGCGGCCGGGATGCTGTTGCTGTACCTGACCCTCGGCGGCAGCCACGCCGACATCATCACCGACGCCGTCCAGGGCGCGATCATGGTCGGAATCACGATCCTGATCTTCGCGATGTTTCTCACCGGCTGGGGGTTCGACGGGGGCGTCTCGGCAGTCAACGCGAATCTCGATGCGGGCCAGCAGTGGGACACCCACACCGACTCCGAGAACCCGATCTTCGCCAACTGGTGGGTGATCTTCCTGCTGTTCGTCGGCCACATCGGCTTTACCGCCCAGCCCCACCTGGGCAACAAGTTCTTCGCGATCAAGGGCACCCAGTACATGAAGAAGTTCTTCATCGTCGCCGCGGTCGCGGGCATGACGCTCCCGCTGATGTTCCTCGGCGGCGTGCTGGGCGCGGCCCAGGGGATCGAGATCGCCGACCCCGACGCGATCATCCCCGTGCTGTTCATCGAGACGCTGCCAGCCGTCTTCGCCGCCTTCCTCGGAGTTGCGATCCTCAGCGCGATCATCTCCACCGCCGACGGACTCATCATCTCGGTCGCACAGATCTTCGCGAACGACCTCTACCGGAAGACGTACGTTCCCTGGAAGGGCGGTGACCCCTCGAGTCCCGCCGTGAACCAGCGCGCGCTGCTCATCTCCCGGGTCGCGACCGTCGTCGTCACCATCGTCGCGGTCGCGGCCGTGATGACGCCGCCGCAGTACCTGTCGGTGTTCATGTGGATCGGGATCGGCGGTATCATCTCCGCCTACAGCGGCCCCTACTTCGTCGGCAGCCTCGACGAATCCACCTCGAAGAAGGCCGCGATAATCGGCTTCGTCGCCGGCTTCGCGGTGTACGCCGTGATCCACCTTGGCCCGCAGATGGGGCTGTACGACTCGATCGCCGGCTTCAGCCTCTTCCCCTACAGCGAGAACCCCTACGCCTCGAGCGGGATCGGCTTCATCGTGAGCTGCGTCTCGACGTACCTCGGCAGTAAGTTCACCGAGCCGATGGCCGTCGAGGACCGCAACGAGGTCTTCCGGGGCACCACCGAGCTCTCCGACGGGGGTCGCGTCGAGAGCGACGACTGA
- the lrp gene encoding HTH-type transcriptional regulator Lrp — protein sequence MTYEHLDRDLVNALLGNGRASLRSLAEELDVSVTTVSNHLSDLEDEGVIRGYTPIVDYDAAGYDVTAVMQLKVEGDALGEITETLRDHRQMLSVYEVTGDYDVIAIGKFKDTDDMNDQIKALVTDPDINRSNTSIVLNAVAENEQFELETDGGS from the coding sequence GTGACGTACGAACACCTAGACAGAGACCTGGTGAACGCACTGTTGGGTAACGGACGGGCAAGTCTTCGGAGTCTCGCCGAGGAGCTCGACGTCTCCGTGACGACCGTCTCGAATCACCTCTCCGATCTCGAGGACGAAGGGGTCATCCGCGGCTACACGCCGATCGTCGACTACGACGCCGCCGGCTACGACGTGACCGCCGTGATGCAGCTCAAGGTCGAGGGCGACGCGCTCGGCGAGATCACCGAGACCCTGCGGGACCACCGCCAGATGCTGTCTGTCTACGAAGTCACCGGCGACTACGACGTGATCGCGATCGGGAAGTTCAAAGACACCGACGACATGAACGATCAGATCAAGGCGCTGGTCACGGACCCTGACATCAACCGGTCCAACACCAGTATCGTTCTCAACGCCGTCGCCGAGAACGAGCAGTTCGAACTCGAAACCGACGGCGGGAGCTGA
- a CDS encoding SDR family NAD(P)-dependent oxidoreductase, translated as MHDERTIIVTGASGGIGREIALTLLAEDANVALAARGDGIEESAAMADAGNRALPVRTDVTDESSVEELVDRTAAEFGGVDGVVNNAGIAGPTAPVEDVAADDWDRTMAVNARGPFLLVKHAAPLLAESDRASVVNISSISGKRPLEDRTPYVASKMAVIGLTRTLAFELGDDDVTVNAVCPGATSGPRIDDVIEKQAERRDLSYEEAKEVVFTDDAALGELVEPEDVAETVSFLLGPEARRITGQDINVDAGTAWY; from the coding sequence ATGCACGACGAACGGACGATCATCGTCACCGGCGCAAGCGGTGGTATCGGGCGGGAGATCGCACTCACGCTGCTCGCCGAGGACGCGAACGTCGCGCTGGCGGCGCGGGGCGACGGAATCGAGGAGTCAGCGGCGATGGCCGACGCGGGCAACCGGGCGCTGCCCGTTCGAACCGACGTCACCGACGAGTCCTCGGTCGAGGAGCTGGTCGATCGGACGGCGGCCGAGTTCGGCGGAGTCGACGGCGTCGTGAACAACGCCGGGATCGCCGGCCCCACGGCACCGGTCGAGGACGTCGCGGCCGACGACTGGGATCGTACGATGGCGGTCAACGCACGGGGTCCGTTCCTGCTCGTGAAACACGCCGCGCCGTTGCTGGCCGAGAGCGACCGCGCGAGCGTCGTGAACATCTCCTCGATCAGCGGGAAGCGCCCGCTCGAGGATCGTACTCCCTACGTGGCCTCGAAGATGGCGGTGATCGGACTCACCCGCACGCTCGCGTTCGAGCTGGGAGACGACGACGTGACGGTAAACGCCGTCTGTCCGGGCGCGACGTCGGGGCCCCGAATCGACGACGTGATAGAGAAACAGGCCGAGCGACGCGACCTCTCCTACGAGGAGGCCAAAGAGGTCGTGTTCACCGACGACGCGGCGCTGGGTGAGCTGGTCGAGCCCGAGGACGTCGCCGAAACCGTCTCGTTCCTGCTGGGTCCCGAAGCGCGACGGATCACGGGCCAGGATATCAACGTCGACGCGGGAACGGCCTGGTACTGA
- a CDS encoding IclR family transcriptional regulator: MSDERTRTVKSASTLFGVLEAVHRLDGGGATAVAEELDIAKSTAHDHLATLAEHEFLIKEGGRYRVGLKCLHYGVQAKSRMVLADVVRPSLEQMAEETGEIAWVMVEEYGKGVYLEKAMGDRAVQPYGEIGKRVPLHNIAAGKAILAHLPEERVREIVTETPLEERTETTVSDPDELLAELETVRERGYALNDGETFDGFRAVASPVVDDGELLGSIVVSGPENRLSDERFTQELPEIVTGAANAIELSMASR, encoded by the coding sequence ATGTCGGACGAACGAACGCGGACGGTCAAATCGGCCTCGACGCTCTTCGGCGTCCTCGAGGCGGTCCACCGGCTCGACGGGGGCGGCGCGACGGCAGTCGCCGAGGAGCTCGATATCGCGAAAAGTACCGCCCACGACCACCTCGCGACGCTCGCCGAGCACGAGTTTCTCATCAAGGAAGGCGGGCGCTACCGCGTCGGCCTGAAGTGTCTTCACTACGGCGTGCAGGCAAAAAGTCGGATGGTGCTGGCCGACGTCGTCAGACCCTCCCTCGAGCAGATGGCCGAGGAGACCGGCGAGATCGCCTGGGTGATGGTCGAGGAGTACGGCAAGGGCGTCTACCTCGAGAAGGCGATGGGCGATCGGGCAGTCCAGCCCTACGGCGAGATCGGCAAGCGCGTCCCGCTGCACAACATCGCCGCCGGAAAGGCGATCCTCGCACACCTCCCCGAGGAGCGGGTCAGGGAGATCGTTACCGAGACGCCACTCGAGGAGCGAACCGAGACGACTGTCTCGGATCCCGACGAGTTGCTGGCGGAGCTCGAGACGGTTCGCGAACGAGGGTACGCGCTCAACGACGGGGAGACCTTCGACGGGTTTCGCGCGGTCGCGAGTCCGGTCGTCGACGACGGGGAGCTGCTCGGGTCGATCGTCGTCTCCGGCCCGGAAAACCGCCTCAGCGACGAGCGGTTCACTCAGGAGCTCCCCGAGATCGTCACCGGTGCGGCAAACGCGATCGAGCTCAGCATGGCGAGTCGGTAG
- the hisD gene encoding histidinol dehydrogenase — protein MSDTVEYLKEAGSASIEIDQEVTDSVHDILSEVKERGDDAVHEFTERFDGVEVEEFRVSEREIEAAAEELTDAEREAIDNTIANVREFHEEQREHVSGFEREFEDGVTLGQRVVPVESAGTYVPGGRHPLVAAPAMSIVPADVAGVERIVTCAPPQEDGSIQPAQLYAMDQSGADEIYSIGGAQAIGAMAYGTDTVPEVAKITGPGNVFTTEAKRQVFGHVGIDFLAGPSEVLILTDETADPELVATDLLAQAEHDPNSRPILVSTDRDVAEDAVAAFDEQANDLRTEDVARECWEENGEVVVADTMSDALEVVNDYAIEHLQVMIDEPRSVVDDLYNYGSLFLGDHSPVVFGDKAVGTNHSLPTLEVARYSGGITVNTYLKILTHQEATEEGAARIAPWAAKICELEGTHAHQLSAEARLREDISPDYGPQE, from the coding sequence ATGTCCGATACAGTGGAGTATCTCAAGGAGGCGGGTAGCGCCTCGATCGAGATCGATCAGGAGGTTACGGACTCGGTACACGACATCCTCTCGGAAGTCAAGGAACGCGGCGACGACGCAGTCCACGAGTTTACCGAGCGGTTCGACGGCGTCGAGGTCGAGGAGTTCCGCGTGAGCGAGCGCGAGATCGAGGCCGCGGCCGAGGAGCTGACCGACGCCGAGCGGGAGGCGATCGACAACACGATCGCGAACGTTCGCGAGTTCCACGAGGAACAGCGCGAACACGTCTCGGGCTTTGAGCGGGAGTTCGAGGACGGCGTCACACTCGGTCAGCGGGTCGTCCCCGTCGAGTCCGCGGGAACGTACGTCCCCGGCGGCCGCCACCCGCTCGTGGCTGCCCCCGCGATGTCGATCGTTCCGGCCGACGTCGCCGGCGTCGAGCGGATCGTCACCTGCGCGCCGCCCCAGGAGGACGGGAGCATCCAGCCGGCGCAGCTGTACGCGATGGACCAGTCGGGCGCCGACGAGATCTACAGCATCGGCGGCGCCCAGGCGATCGGCGCGATGGCTTACGGCACCGACACCGTTCCCGAGGTCGCCAAGATCACCGGGCCGGGCAACGTCTTCACAACGGAGGCGAAACGCCAGGTGTTCGGCCACGTCGGCATCGACTTCCTGGCCGGGCCCAGCGAGGTACTCATTCTGACCGACGAGACCGCCGACCCCGAGCTCGTCGCGACGGACCTGCTCGCCCAGGCCGAGCACGACCCCAACTCGCGGCCGATCCTCGTCTCGACCGACCGCGACGTCGCCGAGGACGCCGTTGCGGCGTTCGACGAGCAGGCCAACGACCTGCGCACCGAGGACGTCGCCCGCGAGTGCTGGGAGGAAAACGGCGAGGTCGTCGTCGCCGACACCATGTCGGACGCCCTCGAGGTCGTCAACGACTACGCGATCGAGCACCTGCAGGTGATGATCGACGAGCCCCGTTCGGTCGTCGACGACCTCTACAACTACGGTTCACTGTTCCTCGGGGATCACTCGCCGGTCGTCTTCGGCGACAAGGCCGTCGGCACCAACCACTCGCTGCCGACCCTCGAGGTCGCCCGCTACAGCGGCGGCATCACGGTCAACACCTACCTCAAGATCCTCACCCACCAGGAGGCGACCGAGGAGGGCGCCGCCCGCATCGCCCCCTGGGCCGCGAAGATCTGCGAACTCGAGGGCACCCACGCCCACCAGCTCTCCGCGGAGGCCCGCCTCCGCGAGGATATCAGTCCGGACTACGGCCCACAGGAATAG
- a CDS encoding 3-hydroxyacyl-CoA dehydrogenase family protein, translated as MTDRFDPERLAVVGAGTMGHGIAATFASEGYDVGLHDANEERLETGRERIRETLRLLRDEGRIDHAAFDRATSAVTYSTELETVVGDADLVVEAVTEDLEVKRTVFEDLSELTSPETVLASNTSGLSITEIATAADAPERVLGTHWFNPPHIVPLVEVVKGERTNDDLAAAVTAFLDGLGKTAITVEKDVPGYIGNRIQMAMCYEAFSLLDRGVASAEDIDKAVKAGFGFRLPSMGIFEKVDQSGIDVHYAIESYLMEALDRGTDPNPVVTELVEAGDLGLKTGQGVYDWDDKDPEAVVAARDSELLEQLELYESTNA; from the coding sequence ATGACGGACCGTTTCGATCCCGAGCGACTCGCAGTCGTTGGTGCCGGTACGATGGGACACGGCATCGCTGCCACGTTCGCGAGCGAAGGGTACGACGTCGGGCTACACGACGCGAACGAGGAACGACTCGAGACCGGTCGAGAGCGTATCCGGGAGACGCTCCGGTTGCTGCGCGACGAAGGTCGCATAGACCACGCGGCGTTCGATCGCGCGACCAGCGCCGTCACGTACTCGACCGAGCTAGAGACGGTCGTCGGTGATGCCGATCTGGTCGTGGAGGCCGTGACCGAGGATCTCGAGGTGAAGCGGACGGTGTTCGAGGATCTATCGGAGTTAACGAGCCCCGAAACGGTGCTCGCGTCGAACACGTCGGGACTCTCGATTACGGAGATCGCGACTGCGGCGGACGCCCCCGAGCGGGTTCTCGGCACGCACTGGTTCAACCCGCCCCACATCGTCCCGCTCGTCGAGGTCGTCAAGGGTGAGCGGACGAACGACGATCTCGCGGCGGCCGTCACGGCGTTTCTCGACGGTCTCGGGAAAACGGCGATCACCGTCGAGAAGGACGTTCCCGGATACATCGGCAACCGAATCCAGATGGCGATGTGCTACGAGGCGTTCTCGTTGCTCGATCGCGGTGTCGCGAGCGCGGAAGACATCGATAAAGCGGTGAAGGCCGGGTTCGGCTTTCGGCTGCCGTCGATGGGGATCTTCGAGAAGGTCGACCAGTCCGGGATCGACGTCCACTACGCCATCGAGTCGTACCTCATGGAAGCGCTCGATCGCGGTACCGATCCGAATCCGGTCGTCACGGAACTCGTCGAAGCCGGCGATCTCGGGTTGAAGACCGGACAGGGCGTCTACGACTGGGACGACAAGGACCCGGAAGCGGTCGTCGCTGCGCGCGATTCGGAACTGCTCGAGCAACTCGAGCTGTACGAATCCACGAACGCGTGA